The following nucleotide sequence is from Streptomyces brevispora.
CTGCCCGACACGGCGTCCTTCTTCGCGGGTCTCGTGCTCGTCGCGCTCGGCTCCGGCCTGCTCAAGGCGAACATCTCCACGATGGTGGGCCACCTCTACGACGGCCCGGACGACCCGCGCCGCGACGGTGGCTTCACGCTCTTCTACATCGGGATCAACCTCGGTGCCTTCCTCGCCCCGCTGTCCATCGGCACCATCGGCGAGAAGGTCAACTGGCACTTCGGCTTCGCGCTCGCCGCGATCGGCATGGCGCTGGGCCTCGTGCAGTTCCTGTTCGGCTCGCGCCATCTGAGCCGGCAGAGCGATGTCGTCGCCACTCCGGCGACGGCGCAGGAGAAGCGCTCCGTGCTCCGCAAGGGCCTGGTCTGGCTGATCGTCGCGACCGTCTTCTACAGCCTGCTCGGCGTCACCGGGAACTTCGCCGACTGGGCGCTGCTGCCGATCACCATCGCCGGTCTGGTCATCCCGGTCGCGGTCCTGGTCCGGATGAAGCGCGACAAGGACCTGACGGAGGTCGAGCAGTCCAAGCTGTCCGGCTACATCTGGTTCTTCGTGGTCGCCGCCGTCTTCTGGATGATCTACGACCAGAACGGCTCGACCCTGTCGATCTTCGGGGAGAACTCGACCACGAACAGCCTGTTCGGGTTCGGCTTCCCCACGTCCTGGTACCAGTCGCTGAACCCGGTCTTCATCATGGCGGCAGCCCCCGTGGTCGCCTCGGCGTGGCTGTGGCTGAACAAGCGCGGCAAGGAGCCGAGCACCGCCGTCAAGTTCGCCTCCAGCCTCACGCTGATCGGCATCTCGTTCATCGTCTTCATGATCCCGCTGATCGACACCGCGGCCAACGGCGGCAGGGTCAGCCCGATGTGGCTGGTGGCGATCTACTTCATCCAGACCGTCGCGGAGCTCTGCCTCTCCCCGGTCGGCCTGTCAGTCACCACGAAGATGGCACCGGCGAAGTACAGCTCCCAGATGATGGGTGTCTGGTTCCTCGCGGTCACCGCCGGCGACTCCCTGACCGGTCTCCTCACGTCCCCGCAGCTCGGCATCGACCTGAACACCTCGGGCGCCGTCGCCGTCGAGGCCATACTCGCGGTCGTCGCCGGCTTCGGCATCTGGACGTACCGCAAGAAGGTCACGAAGCTCATGGGCGACGGGAGCTGACCGCGTAACGCGCACAGCAGGGGCCGCCGCACCGTCGAAACGGTGCGGCGGCCCCTCGTCGTACGAGAACGTACCGGTACCGATACCGATACCGGTTCAGCTCACCGGCCGGACCGCAGCCTGCGCCACGGGGTGAACGTGAACACCGCGCCGCCCAGCAGGATCGCCGTGCCAGCGACCAGGCCGAGTGCGTGCAGGGCGCCGTTGTCCTCGGCACCGGTGGCCGCGAGCCCGCCGCCGGAGGCCGTGCCGCCCGCCGCCGCTGCTGCGCCGGAGCCCGCGGTGTCGCCGCCGGACGCGCCGCCCTGCTGGGCGGTGGTGTCGAGTTCGAGCGACGCCTTCGTGGCGCCCTTGACCGCGCACGGGATGTTGATCTTCGAGACACCCAGCGTGACGTCGATCGTCAGGGCGCCGGGCGTGAGGGTGGACTTGCCGGAGGCCCCCGGCTTGTACGTACCGGTCATGTCGGGCAGGTCGACCGGCTTGCCCGTCTCCAGGGCTGCGGGGTTCCCCGGTCCCCTGACCGTGACGGAGCCGTGGTCGGCGCCGCCGATGACGATCTTCATGGACGGCTTGAGTGCGCCCGCGGGCAGCGATGCCGGGCTGTTCATCACGCCCTTGGCGGTCTTGACCGTGAGTCCGTAGCTGCCACCGTCCTTCTTGGCGTTGATCGTCACCTTGGAGGCGATGGAGGCGGGTCCGGGCGACGTGCAGGTGAAGTTGACGGCGACCTCCTTGCCCGGGAAGTCGGTGGCACCGCCGGTGCCGCCGGAGCCCGCGGTGGCGCCCCCGGCGTCCGTACCGCCGGTGGCCGTACCCCCGGAGTCACCGCCGCCGGTGGCGGTCCCCCCGGTGTCGGTACCGCCGGCGGTGGTCGTACCACCCGCGGTCGTCCCGCCGGTGGTCGTACCACCCGCGGTCGTCCCGCCGGTGGTCGTGCCCCCGGCGTCCGTACCGCCGGTGGTCGTACCCCCGTTGGTCGTACCGCCGGTCGTGGATCCGCCGCCGTCCGTGACCTTGATCGTCGCGCCCGGCTTCACCGTCTCCTTCGGGGAGCACTTGGTGTCCGTGGAGATCGGCTTGGAGACGTTGATGTTGTAGCCGTCCGGCGTCAGCGTGAGGTCACCCGCCTTCTTCAGCTTCAGTGAAGCCTTCATGTCCGGCAGGATCATCGCGGAGTTCCTGGGGATCGGCGGGTTCTGCCGCGGCCCCTCCATCTTCAGGTCGCCGGTGTCGGCGCCGCCCAGCTTGATCGTGCCGGTCGGCTGGATGGCGTCCTTCTCCAGGTCGATGACATCGGGGTTCTTGGAGGCGGCCGCGACCGTCTTCCACACCACCTCGACGGTGTCCCCGACCTTCGCCTCGGCGGGTGCGGTCAGCCGCACCTGGGTGGTGCCCTGTACGGCCGGCAGTCCGGAGATGGCCGGAGGTATGCACTCCGTCTTGTACGAGATGTCGGCGGCCTGGGCGGGGCTCGCGGCCAGCAGCATGCCCGCCCCGCCGATCATCATCGCGACTCCCGCCGCGACCGTCCTGCGTTGCGTACTCACGAATGTCCCCTCGTAGTCGGTCTGTGCTCTGACGGTGCGGAATCAGGGGTGAACCACGGCAGCGTGGCCGTGGTGGTGCTCGCGCGCTTCGCGGGCGCGGGGCCCTCGGACGGCGCGGGCGCCCGCCGCAGTCCCGGCAACCGGGCTGTCACATCGGCGAGTCGGTCGGAGCCCCGCCGCGACCGGACCGCCGCGTGCGAGGAGCGCGGCCGTACCTTGTCGACGACGGCCATGCCGATACGGAACACGGCGGCGGGCACGACGAGGCAGAGCAGGATCCAGAAGAGCGTCACGCCCCAGGGACGGCCGACCCCCCACGGCTGCTGGGCCAGCACCTTCGTGCCGTACTTCAGCGAGACCTGGTAGTCGCCGTGGGCGCCCGCCGTCAGCTCGACGGGCAGTTCGATCCGTGCCTTGCGGCCGGGCTCGATGGTGCCGCGCCACTGCCGCTCCTCCCACTGCGGGGCGTAGACGCCGTGCGCGGTCCCGACCTCGAAGACCGGGTCCTTGACCGCGGCCGAGCCCAGGTTGCCGACGGTGAGGACGAGGCGCCGGGAGGCCGGGGCGCCGAACCAGGTCAGGATCCCGCTGTCGCCCTCCAGCCGGGTGGTGGCGAGGACGGCGAGCTTTCCGTCACCGGTCTGTTCGGGCAGCGCGGCGACGGGATGCCCGGCAACGACGAACACGGCGTCGGCCACGGCCTGGTCCCCGGTGACCGTCGCGACGTGCACCACGCAGGGGCACGGTACGGGCGGCTCCGCGACCGGCAGCTTCTTGGCGAACGCGCCCTTGGCGTCGGTGGTGACCGCGAGGCCGTCCGCGTTGGCGCAGGAGTTGGTGCCGCCGATCACCCCGCGCGCCGGGCTGGACCGCCCGCAGACCAGCATCATCAGCAGGGTGTTCGCCCGCCAGCCGCTGCCCTTGACGGTGATCTCGCCGCCCTTGCCCGCCTGCTTCCCGGAGAGCGTGACCACCGGCTTCGGGTCCGCCGCGCTCCGGCCGGTGGCATGGGCGCCCGTCGCGGTCAGCAGCAGCGCGGGCAGTATCGCGGCCAGCAGGGCGGCGAGCAGCAGGGCCGCCCTCCCCCGGCCGTCGCTCCGGAGTGCCGCCGGTCCGGTCGGTCCAGTCACGATTCCGCTCCCGCCTTCACCAAGTGCCTCTCGTCGGAATGCTGTTGATGGTCCGGGGACGGGACGGCCCCGTCGTCGCGCCCGCTCCGCCGTGCTCCTCGCAGGCGCCGGTGTCCGTACGTGCCGGCGGCGGCCGCGGCCAGGAGCAACAGCGCGCCCCCGGTCACCGGCACCCACGGCACGAAGAGCGCCCGGGCCGTCGCCTCGCCGTGCGCGCCGCCCGCCGCCGTGACGCGCAGCCGGACGGTGGCCGAGTCGAGGGCGGGGGCGCCCCGCCACGGTTCGGTGAGCCGTACCCGCTGTCCGGGCAGCAGCTCGACGGGCAGGGTGCGGGCGTCACGTCGCAGCAGGGCGCCGAACACCCCGTCGGCGCTGACGGCCAGGCGTGGCGCGAGGACCGCGTTGCCCCGGTTGACCAGCGTGTAGTGGATGGTCCGCCCGGACACCGTGACGTCCTCGACCGTGAGCGCCGCCAGCGTCGGCCCGCCGACCCGCAACTGGACCCGGACGCCCACCGAGCGGCCGCCGCTCTCGGCGACGATCGCGCCCGGGTGGTCACCTGGCAGCGCGTCCTGCGGCACGGTGACGGCTACGGGCACGTCCGCGCGGGTCCGGCCGGGCACGGTCACCTCGGTGGCGGCCGTGCGCAGCCAGGCCCCGATGCCGGTGGAGCTGTGCGCGCCGCGTACCGCGAAGCCGCCGTTCGCGGTGTTGTACGCGTCGGCGCCGCGCAGCCGTACGGTCACCGGCTCAGGACCCGGGTTGGTGACCGAGAGGCGGTCCTGGAGGACGCTGCCGGGCAGGCCCTCCAGGTAGAGGTACGGCCGGCCGCCGTCCCCGCCGGCGCCGTTCGCCGCGGGCCGCGCCGTCCACACCGGGGCGGCCGGGTGCTCGGTGGCACCGGCC
It contains:
- a CDS encoding peptide MFS transporter, whose amino-acid sequence is MASSLTKDPASAPGVEKTFLGHPRGLATLFMTEMWERYSFYGMKALLPLYLIAPGGMHMSATTATAIYSVYMAMVYLLAMPGGWMADRFWGPRKTVVIGAGVVILGHITLALPDTASFFAGLVLVALGSGLLKANISTMVGHLYDGPDDPRRDGGFTLFYIGINLGAFLAPLSIGTIGEKVNWHFGFALAAIGMALGLVQFLFGSRHLSRQSDVVATPATAQEKRSVLRKGLVWLIVATVFYSLLGVTGNFADWALLPITIAGLVIPVAVLVRMKRDKDLTEVEQSKLSGYIWFFVVAAVFWMIYDQNGSTLSIFGENSTTNSLFGFGFPTSWYQSLNPVFIMAAAPVVASAWLWLNKRGKEPSTAVKFASSLTLIGISFIVFMIPLIDTAANGGRVSPMWLVAIYFIQTVAELCLSPVGLSVTTKMAPAKYSSQMMGVWFLAVTAGDSLTGLLTSPQLGIDLNTSGAVAVEAILAVVAGFGIWTYRKKVTKLMGDGS